From Chryseobacterium joostei, the proteins below share one genomic window:
- a CDS encoding FtsK/SpoIIIE family DNA translocase encodes MDKKTQKKPTESPEKGRILSKPRIFFGLTFILFSAVLTLSFISYLMNWKADQSQAGTMLDKSIKSSNIFGKAGDWLGNIFIFESIGIASFIIAFLFLVVGTLILKKKTFKPWKTIGHSLFFICWLPIFMGALTKGQGVLGGVYGFQIMDYLNSIIGTVGLWTVLAASILLYFILEFNLRPSSVKAKLNKINENTIGRVKSMMPDSDEDFEADEELKEETGEVENEETTASNVTVSDIPNPVSSNSINKAKQQEPINTSKGFSEVPVSTNIETITTPNHTSFDNEPKEVSQPVSLNLSTKPVVPVSTPEEAFDIRPSTPAPVAPVIPVSPATPAQENIKFNVEVAQVVDVLDDSDRKSQELVEKHGLYDHKLDLANFHMPPVDLLKDYGSEEISINQEELEENKNKIVGLLKNFNVGISEIKATIGPTVTLYEIVPEAGIRVSAIKKLQDDIALNLSALGIRIIAPMPGKGTIGIEVPRKNPTMVSMRSVIASQKFQNTDMDLPVVFGKTISNEIFMADLSKMPHLLMAGATGQGKSVGINAILTSLLYKKHPSELKFVMVDPKKVELSLYSKIERHYLAKLPDAEEAIITDTNKVINTLNSLCIEMDTRYDLLKNAFCKNLKEYNKKFTERKLNPENGHRFLPYIVLVVDEFADLIMTAGKEVELPIARLAQLARAVGIHLIVATQRPSVNVITGMIKANFPARAAFRVISSVDSRTILDSPGADQLIGKGDMLYFNGNEILRLQCAFVDTPEVERLAEFIGEQKGYASAFLLPEYVSEDSTSTVGAFDPNEKDALFEEAARIIVSTQQGSTSMLQRQLKLGYNRAGRIMDQLEASGIVGGFNGAKAREVIISDLHSLEQFLEDLRS; translated from the coding sequence ATGGATAAAAAGACACAAAAAAAACCGACTGAATCGCCCGAAAAAGGCAGAATTTTATCTAAGCCACGCATTTTCTTCGGGCTTACCTTTATACTATTTTCCGCTGTTCTCACTTTGTCATTCATCTCTTATTTAATGAACTGGAAAGCAGACCAAAGCCAGGCAGGAACCATGCTTGACAAGAGTATAAAATCTTCAAATATATTTGGTAAGGCAGGAGACTGGCTGGGGAATATTTTCATATTTGAAAGTATTGGGATTGCTTCATTTATTATTGCATTCCTGTTTCTGGTTGTCGGAACCCTGATCCTTAAAAAGAAAACATTCAAACCTTGGAAGACTATTGGTCATTCTTTATTTTTTATTTGCTGGCTTCCTATTTTTATGGGAGCGCTTACTAAGGGACAAGGGGTTTTAGGGGGTGTCTATGGATTTCAGATCATGGACTATCTTAATTCAATTATCGGTACAGTAGGTTTATGGACGGTATTAGCAGCAAGCATTCTTTTATACTTCATCCTTGAGTTTAATCTTCGCCCAAGCTCCGTTAAGGCAAAACTGAATAAGATCAATGAAAATACGATTGGAAGAGTAAAATCTATGATGCCAGATTCTGATGAAGATTTTGAAGCAGATGAAGAATTAAAAGAAGAAACAGGCGAAGTTGAAAATGAGGAAACGACAGCGTCCAATGTTACGGTAAGTGACATTCCAAATCCTGTTTCCAGTAATTCTATCAATAAAGCTAAACAGCAGGAGCCTATAAATACCTCAAAAGGATTTTCTGAAGTTCCCGTTTCTACAAATATAGAAACCATTACCACACCTAATCATACTTCCTTTGATAATGAACCGAAAGAAGTATCTCAGCCTGTAAGTCTGAATCTTTCAACTAAACCTGTTGTTCCTGTTTCCACTCCGGAGGAAGCATTTGATATCAGACCTTCTACACCAGCTCCAGTTGCTCCGGTTATTCCGGTTTCTCCTGCAACCCCTGCACAGGAAAACATCAAGTTCAATGTGGAAGTTGCACAGGTAGTTGATGTCCTAGATGATTCTGACAGAAAATCTCAGGAGTTGGTAGAAAAACATGGTTTGTATGACCACAAATTGGATTTGGCTAATTTCCACATGCCGCCGGTTGATCTCTTGAAAGACTATGGTAGTGAAGAAATTTCCATCAATCAGGAAGAATTAGAAGAAAATAAAAATAAAATCGTTGGACTTTTAAAGAACTTCAACGTAGGAATTTCAGAGATTAAGGCAACGATTGGGCCGACAGTTACGCTATATGAAATTGTACCGGAAGCAGGGATCAGAGTATCTGCTATTAAAAAGCTTCAGGATGACATCGCATTGAATCTTTCTGCTTTAGGGATCAGAATTATTGCCCCAATGCCAGGAAAAGGAACAATCGGGATTGAGGTACCAAGAAAAAATCCTACCATGGTTTCCATGCGTTCTGTGATTGCTTCTCAAAAGTTCCAAAATACGGATATGGATCTTCCTGTAGTTTTCGGAAAAACAATTTCCAACGAAATCTTCATGGCCGACCTTTCAAAAATGCCTCACTTATTGATGGCAGGGGCAACAGGACAAGGTAAATCTGTAGGGATTAACGCCATCCTTACTTCCCTACTCTACAAGAAACATCCAAGCGAACTGAAATTCGTAATGGTAGATCCTAAAAAAGTGGAGCTTTCTTTATATTCAAAAATAGAAAGACACTATTTAGCGAAGTTACCGGATGCAGAAGAAGCCATCATTACAGATACCAATAAAGTAATCAATACCCTGAATTCTTTATGTATTGAAATGGACACTAGATATGATCTTCTTAAAAATGCTTTCTGTAAAAACTTAAAGGAATACAATAAAAAGTTTACCGAAAGAAAGCTAAATCCTGAAAATGGACACCGTTTCTTACCTTATATAGTTTTGGTAGTAGATGAGTTCGCAGATTTGATCATGACAGCAGGTAAAGAGGTTGAATTACCTATTGCCAGATTAGCACAGCTTGCAAGAGCAGTAGGAATTCACTTAATTGTTGCTACCCAAAGACCGTCTGTAAATGTAATCACAGGTATGATTAAAGCCAACTTCCCAGCAAGAGCTGCCTTCAGAGTAATCTCCAGTGTGGATTCAAGAACAATCCTTGACTCTCCGGGAGCAGATCAGCTGATTGGTAAAGGAGATATGCTTTATTTCAACGGTAATGAAATCCTTAGACTTCAGTGTGCCTTCGTAGACACTCCGGAAGTTGAAAGACTTGCAGAATTCATTGGTGAACAAAAAGGATATGCGTCTGCATTCCTTCTTCCTGAATACGTTTCTGAAGATTCTACAAGTACTGTAGGAGCATTCGATCCAAATGAAAA
- the ccsA gene encoding cytochrome c biogenesis protein CcsA: MKKLQDILISTRTMAVLLLVYAFAMAYATFLENDYGTPTAKALIYEAKWFELIMVLLILNFIGNIGRYRLWKREKWPVLVFHLAFIFIFIGGAITRYISFEGTMHIREGETSNEIVTDKNFLKIQIEEKGDVLNYKDIPYLMSPLHKDLSATYDFHGKEVKIFAKEYIQRKKDSLVAEPNGAEYLHLVSTGSTGRQNIYIKPGETKSINGTLVTFNRAIEGAVEFKNEGGKLFIKTPVDASFMTMATQATGSTVKNEFQPLALRSLYTINELKLVVPEGLKKGRLMAIEGDRKKDANVPDMLQIELQGPKTKRLVDLSVEKGNPNAYKQITMDGLNIMVGFGPKVYNTPFALKLDDFVMETYPGSSSPSAYESHVKIIDGGKETPYKIYMNHVLNHSGYRFFQSSFDPDRMGTVLSVNHDFWGTLISYIGYGLLFLGMFVIFFWKGTHFWKLNKMLVDANKKKTAAVLLVLLSLGLNAQKIETHGTTDGSREHVHVEGDGHSHAPAPNVQPLDGAAPKQNSLATPMGKMRSITPDEIIARNKISKEHADKFGYLLVQNFEGRIIPMNTQALEVLRKLYKHDSFKGTDGKSLTANQWFLSINTDTPSWTMVPMIKVGPKGGDELKNKTKADEDGYTSLMNLFPADANGNLTYILDHDYNVAFRKKPAEQTNYDKEVIAVNERVQIFNEFFSGQFMRIVPVKNDANHTWHSWLDQKFEPDMESQQVMGPYFAEALTAQKTGSWNKADAELAKLSDYQQKWGKAVVPAKSKVDLEVFMNKADINFKLLIFYTIIGSLLLILGFVELFKPNKSLNKAIKVIIGIGSIGYVCHFLGLVARWYISGHAPWSNGYEAIIFISWVGISAGFALYRNSNALIPASGFMVAVIMMGFAHGGSALDPQITPLVPVLKSYWLIVHVAIITSSYGFFALSMIIAVLSLVFYIISKKETYKIHHDTTLKELVIVSEMSLTIGLFALTVGNFLGGIWANESWGRYWSWDPKETWAFISIMVYAFVLHMRLVPGLRSRWAFHVATMFAFCSMVMTYFGVNYYLSGLHSYAAGDPVPVPAWVYIGIATMIALSAVSYFKFKKLTKK; this comes from the coding sequence ATGAAGAAGCTCCAAGATATTCTTATCTCAACCAGGACAATGGCTGTATTGTTACTGGTGTACGCATTTGCGATGGCCTATGCAACGTTCTTAGAAAACGACTACGGAACTCCTACAGCAAAAGCATTAATTTATGAGGCAAAATGGTTTGAACTGATTATGGTTCTGCTTATTCTGAACTTCATTGGCAATATCGGAAGATATAGGCTTTGGAAAAGGGAGAAGTGGCCGGTTTTGGTTTTTCACCTTGCCTTTATATTCATTTTTATTGGTGGTGCTATCACAAGATACATTAGTTTCGAAGGTACCATGCACATTAGAGAAGGGGAAACATCCAACGAAATTGTAACGGATAAAAACTTTCTTAAAATTCAGATCGAGGAAAAGGGTGATGTCCTTAACTATAAGGATATTCCTTATTTGATGTCTCCACTGCACAAGGACTTAAGTGCAACTTATGATTTCCACGGGAAAGAAGTAAAGATTTTTGCCAAGGAATATATTCAGAGAAAAAAAGACAGCTTAGTAGCTGAGCCAAACGGTGCTGAATATCTTCACCTTGTGTCTACGGGAAGTACCGGAAGACAAAACATCTACATCAAACCGGGAGAGACAAAATCCATCAACGGAACTTTGGTAACATTCAACAGAGCGATTGAAGGCGCTGTGGAATTCAAAAACGAAGGTGGTAAATTATTCATCAAGACTCCTGTGGATGCAAGCTTTATGACGATGGCTACTCAGGCTACCGGAAGTACAGTAAAGAATGAATTCCAGCCCTTAGCATTGAGAAGTTTATATACAATCAATGAATTAAAACTGGTAGTACCTGAAGGCCTTAAAAAAGGAAGACTGATGGCTATTGAGGGAGACAGAAAGAAAGATGCCAATGTTCCTGATATGCTTCAGATTGAGCTGCAAGGACCAAAAACAAAACGATTAGTTGATCTTTCTGTTGAAAAAGGAAATCCAAATGCTTATAAGCAGATTACAATGGATGGATTAAACATCATGGTTGGATTCGGACCTAAAGTTTACAATACTCCTTTCGCATTAAAATTAGATGACTTCGTGATGGAGACTTATCCGGGAAGTTCATCTCCGAGTGCTTATGAAAGCCACGTTAAAATCATTGATGGAGGAAAAGAAACTCCTTATAAAATTTATATGAACCACGTTCTAAACCATAGTGGATACCGTTTCTTCCAGTCAAGTTTTGATCCGGATAGAATGGGAACAGTACTTTCTGTAAACCACGACTTCTGGGGAACTTTGATTTCATACATTGGGTATGGTCTTTTATTCTTAGGAATGTTTGTTATTTTCTTCTGGAAAGGAACTCACTTCTGGAAACTAAACAAAATGCTGGTAGATGCTAATAAAAAGAAAACTGCAGCAGTATTATTGGTGCTTTTAAGCTTAGGTTTAAATGCACAGAAAATAGAAACACATGGTACTACTGATGGAAGCAGAGAACATGTACATGTAGAAGGCGATGGGCATAGCCATGCTCCGGCTCCGAATGTTCAACCACTTGATGGTGCTGCTCCAAAGCAGAATTCATTGGCTACTCCAATGGGGAAAATGAGATCAATTACTCCCGACGAAATTATTGCAAGAAACAAAATCAGTAAAGAACATGCTGATAAATTCGGGTATCTTTTAGTTCAGAACTTCGAGGGCCGAATTATTCCGATGAATACGCAGGCTTTAGAGGTTTTAAGAAAACTTTACAAGCATGATAGCTTCAAGGGAACAGACGGAAAATCCCTGACAGCTAACCAATGGTTCCTTTCTATCAATACAGATACACCAAGCTGGACAATGGTTCCAATGATTAAAGTTGGACCAAAAGGAGGTGATGAACTAAAGAATAAAACAAAAGCTGATGAAGATGGGTACACGTCACTAATGAATCTTTTCCCTGCGGATGCAAATGGAAACCTGACGTATATCTTAGATCATGATTATAATGTTGCTTTCCGTAAAAAACCGGCTGAGCAGACCAACTATGATAAAGAAGTAATTGCTGTAAACGAAAGAGTACAGATCTTCAACGAGTTCTTTAGCGGTCAGTTTATGAGAATTGTTCCTGTAAAGAATGACGCCAACCACACATGGCATTCTTGGCTGGATCAGAAATTTGAACCGGACATGGAGTCTCAGCAGGTAATGGGACCTTATTTTGCTGAAGCACTTACTGCTCAGAAAACAGGAAGCTGGAACAAAGCAGATGCAGAGTTAGCCAAGCTTTCAGACTATCAGCAGAAATGGGGTAAAGCTGTGGTTCCTGCAAAATCTAAAGTTGATCTTGAGGTTTTCATGAATAAAGCGGATATTAACTTCAAATTATTGATTTTCTATACAATTATTGGAAGTCTTCTTTTAATTCTAGGTTTTGTTGAGTTATTCAAGCCTAATAAAAGTTTAAACAAAGCGATTAAAGTAATTATTGGTATTGGTTCTATAGGATATGTATGCCACTTTCTGGGTCTTGTAGCAAGATGGTATATTTCAGGACATGCACCTTGGAGTAATGGATACGAAGCGATTATCTTCATCTCATGGGTAGGTATTTCAGCAGGTTTTGCTTTGTATAGAAATTCAAATGCGTTGATTCCTGCATCAGGATTTATGGTAGCAGTTATCATGATGGGATTTGCGCACGGAGGTTCAGCACTTGATCCACAGATTACACCACTTGTTCCGGTATTGAAATCTTACTGGTTAATTGTTCACGTAGCAATTATTACATCAAGTTATGGTTTCTTTGCCCTGTCCATGATTATTGCTGTTCTATCCTTGGTATTCTATATTATTTCAAAGAAAGAAACCTATAAAATTCACCATGATACTACATTAAAGGAATTGGTAATTGTTTCTGAAATGTCATTAACAATTGGTCTTTTTGCTTTAACAGTAGGAAACTTCTTAGGAGGAATCTGGGCCAACGAATCTTGGGGAAGATATTGGAGCTGGGATCCAAAAGAAACTTGGGCATTCATCTCTATTATGGTATACGCTTTTGTATTGCACATGAGATTAGTACCTGGGTTGAGAAGCAGATGGGCATTCCATGTAGCAACTATGTTTGCATTCTGCTCAATGGTAATGACTTACTTTGGAGTAAATTATTATCTAAGCGGACTTCACTCTTATGCTGCAGGTGATCCGGTTCCGGTTCCGGCTTGGGTATACATCGGAATTGCAACAATGATTGCTTTATCAGCTGTATCTTATTTCAAGTTTAAAAAATTAACGAAGAAATAA
- a CDS encoding SPFH domain-containing protein, producing the protein MEKILKPMSGYLTLVICLVLFVAAIYFFVSGVDQSLTFVILAMLCFLVSCFFLKGLMIIQPNHSRVLNFFGKYVGTVKDNGLFFINPLYSSQKMSLRSENLQGQTLKVNDKMGNPIEIAVVMVWKVGDTYKAAFDVERYSDFVRMQSEAAVRHLAMSFPYDNLEDDHAPITLREGGDKINSILEQELTDRLSKAGIVIQEARISHLAYASEIAGAMLQRQQATAIVAARTKIVEGAVGMVDLALKKLSEENIVELDDERKAAMVSNLMVVLCGEKAATPILNAGTLYN; encoded by the coding sequence ATGGAAAAAATCTTAAAACCTATGTCTGGCTATTTAACATTAGTGATTTGTCTCGTTTTGTTTGTAGCTGCTATTTACTTTTTTGTAAGTGGAGTAGACCAGAGTCTTACTTTCGTTATTTTAGCAATGCTTTGCTTCCTTGTTTCCTGCTTTTTCCTAAAAGGTCTAATGATTATCCAACCCAATCATTCGAGAGTATTGAACTTCTTTGGGAAATATGTAGGAACTGTAAAAGATAACGGACTGTTTTTCATTAATCCTTTGTATTCATCTCAGAAAATGTCATTACGTTCTGAAAACTTACAAGGGCAGACTTTAAAGGTGAATGATAAAATGGGTAATCCTATCGAAATTGCAGTGGTAATGGTATGGAAAGTAGGAGATACCTACAAAGCGGCTTTCGATGTAGAACGCTACTCTGACTTTGTAAGAATGCAAAGTGAAGCTGCTGTACGTCATTTGGCAATGAGTTTTCCTTATGATAACTTAGAAGACGATCATGCACCAATCACTTTGAGAGAGGGCGGGGACAAGATCAATTCTATTTTAGAACAGGAACTTACAGACCGTCTTTCAAAAGCTGGAATTGTTATTCAGGAAGCAAGAATCTCTCACTTGGCCTATGCCTCAGAAATAGCAGGAGCAATGCTTCAAAGACAACAGGCAACAGCAATTGTAGCAGCAAGAACTAAGATTGTAGAAGGAGCTGTGGGAATGGTAGACCTTGCCTTGAAAAAGCTTTCCGAAGAAAATATCGTTGAACTGGATGACGAAAGAAAAGCGGCAATGGTAAGCAATCTAATGGTGGTTTTATGTGGAGAAAAAGCGGCAACCCCAATCTTGAATGCAGGAACTCTGTATAATTAA
- a CDS encoding Arc family DNA binding domain-containing protein, giving the protein MKSEKAQNTSENKSKKSFVIRIDESTYKLLEKWANDEFRSVNGQIEYLLHQSLVNAGRKKNE; this is encoded by the coding sequence ATGAAATCAGAAAAAGCTCAAAACACTTCAGAAAATAAAAGCAAAAAGTCTTTTGTCATAAGGATAGATGAGTCTACTTATAAACTTCTTGAAAAGTGGGCAAATGATGAATTCAGAAGTGTGAATGGACAGATAGAATACCTGTTGCATCAGAGCCTGGTCAATGCAGGGAGGAAGAAGAATGAATAG
- a CDS encoding histidine kinase translates to MENSQENNSKFKKWFKRVGWAGFAFFTIKGLIWLVIFYFGADTLQSCMK, encoded by the coding sequence ATGGAAAATTCACAAGAAAATAACTCAAAGTTTAAAAAGTGGTTCAAGCGTGTAGGATGGGCAGGCTTTGCTTTCTTTACCATTAAAGGCTTGATTTGGCTCGTAATATTCTACTTTGGAGCAGATACTCTTCAAAGTTGTATGAAATAA
- the amaB gene encoding L-piperidine-6-carboxylate dehydrogenase, with protein sequence MSKKVKDFGIEKTLKNLGIKEENKGTSVGGKYFASGKVIESISPVDGKLIAKVKTSGESDYDKVIETAQKAFQEFRLIPAPKRGEIVRQLGLKLREYKDDLGKLVSYEMGKSLQEGLGEVQEMIDICDFAVGLSRQLQGYTMHSERPGHRMYEQYHPLGVVGIITAFNFPVAVWSWNTALAWICGNVTIWKPSEKTPLCAIACQNIMNEVLKENNLSEGISSVLVADHEIGQKLVDDKRVALVSFTGSTRVGRMVSSKVAERFGKSILELGGNNAIIITKEADLNMSIIGAVFGAVGTAGQRCTSTRRLIIHEDVYDEVKSRLVKAYGQLKIGNPLDEANHVGPLIDVDAVNQYEESIKKCKKEGGKFAVEGGVLSGKEYESGCYVKPCVAEVKNSYQIVQHETFAPILYLIKYKTLEEAIAIQNDVPQGLSSAIMTQNLREAELFLSHAGSDCGIANVNIGTSGAEIGGAFGGEKETGGGRESGSDAWKYYMRRQTNTINYTAHLPLAQGIKFDL encoded by the coding sequence ATGTCAAAAAAAGTAAAGGATTTCGGAATCGAAAAAACACTCAAAAACCTTGGGATTAAAGAAGAGAACAAAGGGACTTCAGTGGGCGGGAAATATTTCGCTTCAGGAAAGGTGATAGAAAGCATTTCTCCTGTGGATGGAAAGTTGATCGCTAAAGTAAAAACTTCCGGAGAAAGTGATTATGACAAAGTAATTGAAACGGCTCAAAAGGCATTTCAGGAATTCAGGCTGATCCCGGCTCCTAAAAGAGGAGAGATCGTAAGACAGCTTGGCTTAAAGTTAAGAGAATATAAAGATGATCTTGGTAAACTTGTTTCTTATGAAATGGGTAAATCATTACAAGAAGGTCTTGGAGAAGTTCAGGAAATGATTGATATCTGCGATTTCGCAGTGGGTCTTTCCAGACAGCTTCAGGGATATACAATGCACTCCGAAAGACCAGGTCACAGAATGTACGAACAATATCACCCACTTGGAGTGGTTGGAATTATTACAGCTTTCAACTTCCCGGTAGCAGTATGGTCTTGGAACACAGCCTTAGCTTGGATCTGTGGTAACGTTACCATTTGGAAGCCATCAGAAAAAACTCCACTTTGTGCTATTGCATGCCAGAATATCATGAATGAAGTTTTAAAGGAAAACAATCTTTCCGAGGGAATTTCAAGTGTATTGGTAGCAGATCATGAAATAGGACAGAAGCTGGTGGATGATAAAAGAGTTGCCTTAGTATCTTTCACTGGTTCTACAAGAGTAGGAAGGATGGTTTCTTCTAAAGTAGCAGAAAGATTCGGAAAATCTATCCTTGAGCTAGGTGGAAACAATGCCATCATCATCACCAAGGAGGCAGACCTTAACATGTCTATCATTGGAGCGGTTTTCGGAGCTGTAGGAACTGCAGGGCAAAGATGTACATCTACGAGGAGACTAATCATTCATGAAGATGTTTATGATGAAGTAAAATCAAGATTGGTAAAAGCTTACGGGCAATTAAAAATTGGAAATCCATTGGATGAAGCGAACCACGTAGGACCATTGATCGACGTTGACGCTGTAAACCAGTACGAAGAATCAATCAAGAAATGTAAAAAAGAAGGGGGAAAATTCGCTGTTGAGGGAGGCGTTTTATCAGGAAAAGAATATGAATCAGGTTGCTATGTGAAACCTTGCGTTGCAGAAGTAAAGAACTCTTACCAGATTGTTCAGCATGAAACTTTTGCACCCATCTTATATCTAATCAAATACAAAACTTTAGAGGAAGCTATTGCTATTCAAAATGATGTTCCACAAGGATTATCTTCTGCAATCATGACTCAGAACCTTAGAGAAGCAGAATTATTCCTTTCTCATGCAGGGTCAGATTGTGGTATTGCTAACGTAAACATTGGTACTTCAGGTGCTGAAATCGGTGGTGCTTTCGGTGGAGAAAAAGAAACCGGAGGAGGAAGAGAGTCTGGATCAGACGCTTGGAAATACTATATGAGAAGACAAACCAACACTATAAATTATACAGCACATCTTCCTTTAGCACAAGGAATTAAATTTGATTTATAA
- the lat gene encoding L-lysine 6-transaminase encodes MEHTLDIQANKVKETVGKHVLADGFDFVMDIEKSHGSWLYDKLTDREYLDMFSMFASASIGYNHPYLLERSEWLGRMAVNKPTLADVYSEEYAHFLEVFERVVIPEELQYAFFIEGGSLGVENAMKACFDWKTRKNFEKGLQTEAGICIHFKQAFHGRSGYTLSLTNTSDPRKYQYFPMFNWPRILNPKLKFPITEENLEETIKNERLALVQIEEAILMNPDKVACIIIEPIQAEGGDNHFRDEFLVGLRQICDNHEILLIFDEVQTGIAITGKMWAFQHFTAKPDIISFGKKAQVCGVLANKEKFDQVPNNVFRESSRINSTFGGNFIDMLRFQLVMEVIEKENLVENARVVGEFLLESLKTLAEKYPEKISNARGRGLMCAVDLPSGEERNKMMNELFNDGLIILPCGDQSLRFRPHLNVTKEEIQLALDKIENNINKI; translated from the coding sequence ATGGAACACACATTAGATATACAAGCAAATAAAGTAAAGGAAACCGTAGGTAAACATGTTCTGGCAGACGGCTTCGATTTCGTGATGGATATTGAAAAATCACATGGTTCATGGCTTTACGATAAACTTACAGATAGAGAGTACCTAGATATGTTCTCTATGTTTGCATCAGCTTCCATCGGCTACAATCACCCTTATCTTCTGGAAAGATCAGAATGGTTGGGAAGAATGGCTGTCAACAAACCAACATTGGCAGACGTTTACTCAGAGGAATATGCTCACTTTTTAGAAGTATTCGAAAGAGTAGTTATTCCGGAAGAATTACAATACGCTTTCTTTATCGAAGGAGGATCTTTAGGAGTTGAAAATGCTATGAAAGCGTGCTTCGACTGGAAAACCCGTAAGAATTTTGAAAAAGGACTTCAGACAGAAGCAGGAATCTGTATCCACTTCAAGCAGGCATTTCACGGAAGAAGTGGTTATACCTTGAGCTTAACAAACACTTCAGATCCTAGAAAATACCAATATTTCCCAATGTTCAACTGGCCGAGAATCTTAAATCCAAAATTAAAATTCCCGATTACAGAAGAAAATCTTGAAGAAACCATCAAGAATGAAAGGCTGGCTTTGGTTCAGATTGAAGAAGCTATCTTGATGAATCCTGACAAAGTGGCTTGTATCATCATTGAACCTATTCAGGCAGAAGGCGGGGACAATCACTTCAGAGATGAATTCTTAGTGGGATTAAGACAAATTTGTGATAACCACGAAATTCTATTAATATTTGACGAAGTTCAGACAGGTATTGCCATTACAGGTAAAATGTGGGCATTCCAACACTTTACAGCAAAACCGGACATTATTTCTTTCGGGAAAAAAGCTCAGGTTTGCGGAGTGCTAGCTAACAAAGAAAAATTCGACCAAGTTCCGAACAACGTTTTCAGAGAAAGCTCAAGAATCAACTCTACATTTGGAGGTAACTTTATCGATATGCTTCGTTTCCAATTGGTAATGGAAGTGATTGAAAAAGAAAACCTTGTTGAAAATGCTAGAGTAGTTGGAGAATTCCTGTTAGAAAGCCTAAAGACGCTAGCTGAGAAATATCCTGAGAAAATTTCAAATGCAAGAGGTAGAGGACTAATGTGTGCTGTTGATCTTCCATCCGGAGAAGAAAGAAATAAGATGATGAACGAATTATTCAATGACGGATTGATCATTCTTCCATGTGGAGACCAGTCTCTACGTTTCAGACCACACCTGAACGTTACCAAGGAAGAAATCCAATTGGCATTAGACAAAATTGAAAACAATATTAATAAAATTTAA
- a CDS encoding DUF2007 domain-containing protein yields MERSTRVSVYESDNPSEIQLVKSKLDDAQITNTVENNYLTFTTTPTATSLKVMVDLEDEEKAFEIIDAYLQQSEN; encoded by the coding sequence ATGGAAAGAAGTACGAGAGTATCAGTTTATGAAAGTGATAACCCTTCAGAAATTCAGTTGGTTAAGTCTAAATTAGATGATGCGCAAATTACAAACACTGTTGAAAACAATTATCTTACATTTACCACAACTCCCACAGCTACATCGCTAAAGGTAATGGTGGATCTGGAAGATGAAGAGAAAGCATTCGAAATTATTGATGCTTACCTTCAACAAAGTGAAAATTAA
- a CDS encoding GNAT family N-acetyltransferase: MNPETKLRKAEIEDRDIIWEIIQQSIERRRQDGSTQWQNGYPNLGTVESDIAKGFGYVLTVDGEIAVYAALILNDEPAYSKIEGAWLSNGEFVVVHRVAIDEKFAGQGMTKKLFDHIEDFTRSHGVQSVKVDTNHDNIAMLKILESKGYSYCGEVLLADGMRKAFEKIII; encoded by the coding sequence ATGAATCCAGAAACTAAACTAAGAAAAGCGGAAATTGAAGACAGAGACATTATTTGGGAAATCATCCAGCAGTCGATTGAAAGAAGAAGACAGGATGGGAGTACACAATGGCAGAACGGGTATCCTAATCTTGGAACAGTGGAAAGCGATATTGCCAAAGGATTTGGGTATGTTCTTACAGTAGATGGAGAAATTGCAGTGTATGCAGCCCTGATTCTGAATGATGAACCTGCTTACAGCAAAATTGAGGGAGCATGGTTAAGCAATGGCGAATTCGTTGTTGTTCATAGAGTAGCCATTGATGAAAAATTTGCAGGTCAGGGAATGACAAAAAAACTTTTTGATCATATTGAGGATTTCACCAGATCCCATGGAGTTCAGAGTGTTAAAGTAGATACGAACCACGACAATATAGCCATGTTAAAAATCCTTGAAAGCAAAGGATATTCTTATTGTGGAGAGGTACTTTTGGCAGACGGAATGAGAAAGGCCTTTGAGAAGATTATAATTTAA